A genomic window from Salvelinus sp. IW2-2015 linkage group LG13, ASM291031v2, whole genome shotgun sequence includes:
- the tbc1d7 gene encoding TBC1 domain family member 7 encodes MAEDPQRNFRSAYYEKVGFRGVEEKKSLEILLKDNPLDVEKLSTFSQRFPLPSMYRIHVWKVLLGILPPHSDSHFLVAGYRREQYQDVLEALKVMRFVHMATPQTLVYLRMFQLESQVLPRRSDTSAPDEEDEDFLSIARAMEEIVEDPMDCYWLIKSFVNQFNNKFGDSIPHLPKSLEHYLSVEEPRLLNHLKNTGALAMLPYSLWFRRCFAGCLPESSLQRVWDKVISGSCKILVFVAMEILLSYKIVVMGTSKPEGVVSILCNMPQENTDAIVTKAIDLWHKYCGTPMHSV; translated from the exons ATGGCTGAGGACCCGCAGAGAAACTTCCGTTCTGCCTATTATGAGAAGGTGGGCTtcagaggggtggaggagaagaaATCACTGGAGATATTACTGAAGGACAACCCACTGG ATGTGGAGAAGCTGAGCACTTTCAGTCAGAGATTCCCTCTGCCCTCAATGTACAGGATCCATGTATGGAAAGTGCTGTTGG GTATCCTTCCTCCCCACAGTGACTCCCACTTCCTGGTGGCAGGGTACAGGCGGGAACAGTACCAGGATGTGTTGGAGGCCCTGAAGGTGATGAGGTTTGTCCACATGGCCACTCCCCAGACGCTGGTGTACCTACGCATGTTCCAGCTGGAGAGCCAAGTGCTGCCCAGACGCTCTGATACCTCAGCCccg GACGAGGAGGATGAGGACTTCCTGTCCATAGCTCGAGCCATGGAGGAGATCGTAGAAGACCCTATGGATTGTTATTGGCTGATCAAGAGCTTTGTCAACCAGTTCAACAATAAGTTTGGAGACTCCATTCCCCACCTG CCCAAGAGTCTGGAGCACTACCTGAGTGTGGAGGAGCCCCGGCTACTGAACCATCTGAAGAATACTGGGGCCCTCGCCATGCTGCCATACAGCCTGTGGTTCAGACGCTGCTTTGCTGGCTGCCTGCCTGAGTCCAGCCTGCAGAG GGTATGGGACAAGGTGATCAGCGGGTCCTGTAAGATCCTGGTCTTCGTTGCCATGGAGATCCTTCTCAGCTACAAGATCGTGGTGATGGGGACCAGCAAACCGGAGGGAGTGGTCAGCATCCTTTGCAAC ATGCCCCAGGAGAACACTGACGCAATAGTGACTAAAGCCATTGACCTGTGGCACAAGTACTGTGGCACCCCCATGCACTCTGTATAG